In Alteromonas macleodii, the sequence TGGCTAATTTTGCTGGCGGTGTACTAATACTGATTTTCAAACCCTTTAAAGTGGGTGACACCATTGAAGCAGAAGGCCATTTAGGTTCTGTTGCAGAAATACAAATTCTTTACACTGTAATTAACACCTTTGACAATAGGCGTGTTGTTATTCCCAACGGGAATCTGTCCAATGCCACACTAACTAACGTTAGCGTATACGATAAACGCCGCTGCGACATGACATTTGGTATTGGCTACGATGACGATATCGACAAAGCAAAGAAAATTTTGCAGCGTTTGTTTGAAGAAGACGAGCGTTCATTGACCGAACCTGCACCTAGGATCTGCGTAGGTGGGTTAGGTGATAATTCAGTCGACCTAATGTTTAGACCGTGGGTCGGTACAGATGATTTGTGGCCTTACTACTGGGATATGCAGGAAAAAGTTAAGAAAGCCTTTGATGAAGAAGGTATTAGCATCCCTTACCCGCAGCGAGATGTGCATCTCTATAAAGCAAACAAAGAGTAACCTACTAACGTGGAGATAGCTTTCTAGGCTATCTCCATCTCCCCTTCAGATTGGGTTATAAACGCTAAAGCCTAAGGGTCTGGTACAGCAATCAACCAAATACCTAAAAGGGTTAACGCTTGTTACAGCCTTTTAGTTAAAAGCCTGGCCCGCGCTACGTGCGCGTGACATATACATTAACACCGCTGACGCAGCGTACGATTTACCGAGGAAGTCCGTACGCTGGCCCCCACCGCCGAAAAACGCGGTTTTAAATTACGTTTAGGTTTTATGGCCGTCATAGGGATTACCCGCTTTTTCGCGAGGATTACATATACCGCGCTGCACCAAGGTAAATAAGAGGATAAATAATCCTGAAGTTTAACCGCCCCTTTCCACTTTTGTTGAAAAAAGAGCGTTGAGAACATTACTTGACGTTGTTCAACAATTTCAAATCCCAGCAACTGAAGCCAATCTTTAATGCGATAGGATGTAAAAAAACGTGCATCGTGCAAAATATTTCCGCGCTTAACGGGTAGGAACTTGGCGATACCGGCAAGACTTAATGGGTTAAAGCCACTTATGATGACATAACCGTTTTGCGTAATAACACGGTCTACCTCTCTTAATATCTCGTGAGGGTCTTGAGCGAAATCTAACTCGTTAGCCAATAGAAAGCCATCAATACTATTTTCAGAAAAAGGTAAGGAATGCGACTGCCCTACAATGATATTTTCTCTGCTAATGGTTGATTCGCGCCTTCCATCCTGTGATTGTGAAGGTGCAACATTATTGTCTGAGGTATTATTAGATGCAGTGTTGTCGTCTGATTGGCAGCCAAATTGATTATCAAATGGCACTTGATTGATGTGGTGCCTAATAGGGCTAGTGTTTAAATTAATCTCGGCACTTAAAGAGCCTAGCTTAACAAAGTGATACCCAAATATGCGCTCAGCATAATCGCTACACACTGTACTCACGGCATCGCGGATATGCTCACCTGCGGGGAAATCATCCCAGCTTGTAGGGTAGCGAGGCGGTTTGGCTCTAAAGGCCGATCTCATTAACACTGCGCGCTCTTAGGTTGCTCTGCTGTTCACAAGTCCCTATAGTAACGCATAATTCTACCTACACAAGCAGGTACTCTTATGACGGCAGAAACGCTTCCTTCAGATGTAACAATTCATCCTATCCCCGCTTTTACTGACAACTACATTTGGTGCATTCACAACGGTAACAGCGCTATAGTCGTTGACCCGGGCGATGCTGAACCTGTATTAGTTTTCCTAAAAGCGAATAATTTAACGCTTAGTGCAGTGCTTATTACCCATCATCATAGAGATCATACTGGTGGCATTGCTAAGCTAGTATCTACCGTACCGGATTTACCGGTTATAGGGCCACGAGGCAACCATATAAGAGGCATCACTAAATCGGTGGCGCAGGGCGACACAGTTTCTCTTCCCGTGTTTAAAATGGCACTTCAAGTTATGGAGGTGCCGGGTCACACGCTAGAT encodes:
- a CDS encoding mechanosensitive ion channel family protein, which produces MEDFFGTNINLSELTEKAISLVMTYTPKLLLAILTLVVGLWLVNRFVNLLDHRIGKKDPTLNKFLCGLISAVLKVMLLISVASMIGIETTSFIAVVGAAGLAIGLALQGSLANFAGGVLILIFKPFKVGDTIEAEGHLGSVAEIQILYTVINTFDNRRVVIPNGNLSNATLTNVSVYDKRRCDMTFGIGYDDDIDKAKKILQRLFEEDERSLTEPAPRICVGGLGDNSVDLMFRPWVGTDDLWPYYWDMQEKVKKAFDEEGISIPYPQRDVHLYKANKE
- a CDS encoding methyltransferase domain-containing protein; translation: MRSAFRAKPPRYPTSWDDFPAGEHIRDAVSTVCSDYAERIFGYHFVKLGSLSAEINLNTSPIRHHINQVPFDNQFGCQSDDNTASNNTSDNNVAPSQSQDGRRESTISRENIIVGQSHSLPFSENSIDGFLLANELDFAQDPHEILREVDRVITQNGYVIISGFNPLSLAGIAKFLPVKRGNILHDARFFTSYRIKDWLQLLGFEIVEQRQVMFSTLFFQQKWKGAVKLQDYLSSYLPWCSAVYVILAKKRVIPMTAIKPKRNLKPRFSAVGASVRTSSVNRTLRQRC